The Hymenobacter sp. GOD-10R genome includes a window with the following:
- a CDS encoding HPP family protein: MRTRLRRHTRRLKVIVYKETLFDYKEHLWTFLGAFLGIGLIGLLSQYRLAPADAPLLIGSFGASSVLIYGVINSPLAQPRNLVGGHVLSAVIGVTVHQFIPQQLWLAAALAVSLSIIGMQITKTLHPPGGATALIAIIGSPQLRALGYGYVLMPVLTGVLLLLLVAVVVNNLAPTRHYPANRNWYRFWQRTYQ; encoded by the coding sequence ATGCGAACCAGACTACGACGCCATACGCGCCGGCTCAAGGTGATTGTATATAAGGAAACCTTATTTGATTATAAAGAGCACCTCTGGACCTTTCTAGGTGCCTTCCTAGGTATCGGTCTAATTGGCTTACTCAGTCAATATCGCCTTGCCCCAGCGGATGCACCGTTGCTCATTGGCTCGTTTGGTGCCTCGTCGGTTCTCATTTATGGCGTTATCAATAGCCCTTTAGCACAACCGCGCAACCTCGTGGGCGGCCATGTACTTAGTGCTGTTATCGGGGTGACTGTGCATCAGTTCATCCCGCAACAATTATGGTTGGCAGCCGCGTTGGCCGTATCACTTTCCATTATAGGAATGCAAATCACCAAAACGCTGCATCCACCTGGCGGGGCTACAGCGTTGATTGCCATCATTGGCTCACCTCAGTTGAGGGCGCTCGGTTACGGGTATGTATTAATGCCCGTGCTTACAGGTGTTCTATTGTTACTGCTAGTTGCAGTCGTTGTTAATAATCTTGCTCCCACCCGCCATTATCCTGCTAATAGAAATTGGTATCGCTTCTGGCAACGCACATATCAATAA
- a CDS encoding START-like domain-containing protein — protein MPLSATRTKHRFMVEYPVNASPKILYPYLASPSGLGQWFCQEVRLEENQRYNFIWDNQSHFAELNSHRTNRSVRFVFLDQDKRPMTDANYLDFTIEESQLTQEVFLRVLDYSEETDDIELQEMWDGLVQQLRELVGG, from the coding sequence ATGCCGCTCTCTGCTACTCGTACGAAGCACCGTTTTATGGTAGAATACCCGGTCAATGCTTCACCAAAGATATTGTATCCGTATTTAGCTTCACCTTCTGGTCTGGGTCAATGGTTCTGCCAAGAAGTACGCCTCGAAGAAAATCAACGCTATAACTTCATCTGGGACAATCAGTCCCACTTTGCTGAGCTCAACTCGCATCGCACCAACCGCTCGGTGCGTTTTGTGTTTTTAGACCAGGACAAGCGTCCGATGACCGATGCCAACTACCTCGATTTCACCATCGAAGAATCTCAGCTAACCCAAGAAGTGTTCTTGCGGGTGCTGGATTACTCGGAGGAAACGGACGATATCGAACTTCAGGAAATGTGGGATGGTTTAGTGCAACAACTACGTGAGTTGGTTGGCGGCTAG
- a CDS encoding LptF/LptG family permease: MKKLDKLILKAFAGPFFLTFAVVQFILLTQYMLKYLDDLVGKDLGIGVIGQLLFFFSVLMVPISLPLAVLLSSLMTYGQLGEHHELTAIKSSGISLTRILRPVLVVSVALSIFAFWFNDTIVPKANLGAYSLLWDVRQQKLALDIRPGVFYNGIPGYTIKVNQKLGKNGDILMGVMIYDHTNGRGNSTMILADSGRMFTRFGGQYLGLELFRGQTFVEQPDTRDRSGASFIRQAFSRNMITFSLASFDLNRTRQELFAENRMMKNIPQLVKAADSLHSRLTLQRRSLIQQLNPYYTYLRLDTTGQASNRRIEKLQVPATRLPALQVGIVQQATNRARNVRSFVGSSGEQLSNLGKDASGFRIEIFRKYTQSAAILVMFLIGAPLGAIIKKGGLGVPILVAILFFIIYYVISIIGEKQGREGIIPVGLGMWMADCILLPIGLFFLYQARNDSGLLEVDFWRRLPAKIRWPFRGYQRG, encoded by the coding sequence ATGAAAAAACTTGATAAGTTGATTCTAAAGGCCTTCGCTGGGCCTTTCTTTCTCACTTTCGCGGTCGTGCAGTTTATCCTGCTCACTCAATACATGCTCAAATATCTCGATGACCTAGTCGGCAAAGATCTAGGTATTGGGGTAATTGGGCAATTGCTGTTCTTTTTCAGCGTGCTGATGGTGCCTATTTCGCTGCCATTAGCGGTGCTTCTCTCCTCCCTCATGACGTATGGTCAGCTAGGTGAGCACCACGAACTGACTGCCATTAAAAGTTCAGGCATTTCGCTGACTCGCATCCTGCGGCCGGTGCTGGTTGTTAGCGTGGCACTATCAATATTTGCCTTCTGGTTTAATGATACCATCGTGCCCAAGGCAAATCTTGGTGCTTACAGTCTCCTCTGGGACGTACGTCAGCAGAAACTAGCGCTGGATATTCGGCCAGGGGTGTTCTACAATGGTATTCCGGGCTACACGATCAAAGTGAATCAGAAGCTGGGAAAGAACGGCGATATCCTGATGGGGGTTATGATCTATGACCACACGAATGGCCGGGGCAATTCTACGATGATCTTGGCCGACTCTGGGCGCATGTTCACGCGCTTTGGCGGGCAATATCTAGGCTTGGAGCTGTTCCGCGGGCAGACGTTTGTAGAACAACCCGACACCCGTGACCGCTCCGGAGCGAGCTTTATTCGCCAGGCTTTCTCGCGTAACATGATTACGTTCTCACTAGCATCTTTCGACCTAAATCGCACCAGGCAAGAGCTTTTCGCTGAGAACCGGATGATGAAAAACATTCCGCAACTGGTAAAAGCGGCTGACTCTTTACACTCCCGCTTAACGCTACAGCGACGCAGTTTGATTCAGCAGTTGAACCCTTACTATACCTACCTTCGCCTCGATACGACTGGTCAAGCTTCCAACCGACGCATTGAAAAACTGCAGGTTCCGGCAACACGGTTGCCTGCTTTGCAGGTTGGCATTGTGCAACAAGCCACTAACCGGGCTCGCAACGTGCGCTCATTTGTTGGCTCTTCGGGCGAGCAGCTCAGCAACCTAGGCAAAGACGCTAGTGGCTTTCGTATTGAGATCTTTCGCAAGTACACTCAATCAGCGGCCATTTTAGTTATGTTCCTCATTGGGGCACCACTCGGCGCTATCATTAAGAAGGGCGGTTTAGGGGTTCCTATTCTCGTCGCTATTCTGTTCTTCATTATCTACTACGTCATCTCGATTATTGGGGAAAAACAGGGTCGTGAAGGCATAATTCCGGTGGGTCTAGGTATGTGGATGGCCGACTGCATCTTGCTTCCTATCGGCCTATTTTTCCTGTACCAGGCTCGCAACGATTCAGGGTTGCTGGAAGTAGATTTCTGGCGTCGTCTTCCAGCTAAGATCCGATGGCCGTTTCGAGGGTACCAGCGAGGCTGA
- the rpsO gene encoding 30S ribosomal protein S15 produces MKLTTEAKQAIFEKNSLAKTATDTGSAESQIALFTHRINHLTEHLKVNKKDFSTRLGLLKLVGKRRRLLDYLQHREINRYRAIIKELGIRK; encoded by the coding sequence ATGAAACTCACTACCGAAGCAAAACAGGCTATTTTCGAGAAGAACAGCCTGGCTAAAACTGCCACCGATACCGGTTCGGCTGAATCGCAAATTGCACTGTTCACCCACCGTATCAATCACCTGACTGAACACCTTAAGGTGAACAAGAAGGACTTCTCGACTCGTTTGGGCCTGCTCAAGCTTGTTGGTAAGCGTCGCCGTCTGTTGGACTACCTGCAGCACCGCGAGATCAACCGCTACCGCGCCATTATCAAGGAGTTGGGCATTCGTAAGTAA